In Exiguobacterium sp. 9-2, the genomic window TAGCCGTGACTCTACCCCGACAGCAAGAGCTAATGCTTCAATGAGATCCTCTTCTGACGTCGCTGGAAAATACCTTAAGATTGGGCGATGACAACGAAATGGTTCAAGAATCGAATCGCGGACCGACCATTCTGGATTAAAAGAAGCGAGCGGATGTTGAAAGACAGCCTGAATTGCTCGTCGTTCGTTTTGTTGCCCACTCGGAAATATCTTTCCATGTAAGAAAATCGAACCATGAGAGGGCTCGAGTAGACCAAGGATCAATCGTCCGAGTGTCGTCTTCCCACTCCCACTTTCACCAATGATGCCAAATGACGACTTTGCCATCACTTGAAACGAGATATTCGAGAGGATGGGTTGCTCCTTCATTTGATAAGTAAGGCTTGTTACGGATAAGACAGATGGCATGATTTCTTCCTTTCTTCCATTGATATACGATGCGCTTGCATCAAGGCAAGCGTGAACGGGTGACGACTTCGTTTCATCATCTGTGGAGTTCCCGTCTCGACGATTTGCCCTTCCTGCATCAAGACGAGCTGGTCGCCATAATGTAAAGCAGGTCCTAATTCATGGGTGACGAACAAGATCGTTGCACCGTACTGGTGT contains:
- a CDS encoding ABC transporter ATP-binding protein, with product MPSVLSVTSLTYQMKEQPILSNISFQVMAKSSFGIIGESGSGKTTLGRLILGLLEPSHGSIFLHGKIFPSGQQNERRAIQAVFQHPLASFNPEWSVRDSILEPFRCHRPILRYFPATSEEDLIEALALAVGVESRLFARLPHQLSGGQIQRAALARAISIEPDVIVMDEPTTGLDVVSRARIIELLERLQQTLGVSFVLISHDIDFIRRLCSEILVLRDGHAVDLIDRLESGGSYTQRFVEAGTW